One [Clostridium] saccharolyticum WM1 DNA segment encodes these proteins:
- the gltB gene encoding glutamate synthase large subunit — translation MDMNTKSPTKKASPGLYDPRFEHDNCGIGAVANIKGVKTHKTVEQALHIVENLEHRAGKDAEGKTGDGVGIMLQISHKFFKKVTKPLGIELGEEREYGVGMFFFPQDELARNQAKKMFEIIVKKEGLEFSGWRDVPIHPELIGAKAVDCMPCIAQGFVKKPVDTARGLEFDRKLYVSRRIFEQSNDNTYVVSLSSRTIVYKGMFLVKELRKFFPDLQDKDYESAIAVVHSRFSTNTNPSWMRAHPNRLIVHNGEINTIRGNVDKMMAREENMESEYFRYDMHKVLPIINQEGSDSAMLDNALEFMMMSGMDLPLSVMVTIPAPWEHDKSMSQEIKDFYRYYATMMEPWDGPASIVFSDGDLVGAVLDRNGLRPSRYYITDEDQMILASEVGAIDIEQNHVVKKERLRPGKMLLIDTVRGCLISDKELKEYYAASQPYGEWLDSNLIELRDLPIPNKGVPAMSEEERAKLQKTYGYTYEEYKTMILPMALNGAEAVSAMGADSPLAVLSKKHQPLFNYFKQLFAQVTNPPIDSIREEIVTSTTIYVGEEGNILEETAENCKILKVNNPILTCTDLLKIKNMKKPGFKVEVIPITYYKNTSLEKAIDRLFLEADRAHRDGANIIILSDRDIDENHVPIPSLLAVSALQQHLVKTKKRTSMALILESGEPREVHHFATLLGYGACAINPYLAQESIRSLMERGMLDKDYYAAVEDYNAAVLHGIVKIASKMGISTIQSYQGAQIFEAIGISRKVVDKYFTDTVSRVGGITLDDIANDVDVLHSAAFDPLGLDVDLTLESVGSHKERAGQEEHLYNPVTIHLLQEAARTGSYETFKEYTHALTEEGQTVNLRSLLDFDYSKSKEIPLEEVESEESIVKRFKTGAMSYGSISQEAHETLAIAMNRIHGKSNSGEGGESLERLTPGADGVNRCSAIKQVASGRFGVTSRYLVSAREIQIKMAQGAKPGEGGQLPGEKVYPWVAKTRHSTTGVGLISPPPHHDIYSIEDLAQLIYDLKNSNTEARISVKLVSEAGVGTVAAGVAKAGAQVILISSFDGGTGAAPRNSIYNAGLPWELGVAEAHQTLIMNGLRDKVILETDGKLMTGRDVAIACALGAEEFGFATAPLVTLGCVMMRVCNLDTCPVGIATQNPELRKRFKGKPEHVINFMHFIARELREYMARLGIRTVDELVGRTDLLKKKDSISSERAGKVDFSAILNNSYAGQKRAGYGQKQGFDFGLDKTIDEKIILKKLREALQGGQKKSLHIDVSNTDRALGTIFGSEITRLYPEGLAEDTFTINCTGSGGQSFGAFIPKGLTLELVGDSNDYFGKGLSGGKLVVYPPQGVKFKAEENIVIGNVALYGATSGKAFICGIAGERFCVRNSGATAVVEGVGDHGCEYMTGGRVVVLGSTGKNFAAGMSGGIAYVLDEKRDFYKRLNKEMVSFEEVTNKYDVLELKDMIKEHVAYTNSARGKEILDNFGEYLPKFKKVMPHDYRRMMNTIVQMEEKGLSSEQAQIEAFYANTKK, via the coding sequence CGGCGTTGGAATGTTTTTCTTTCCCCAGGATGAGCTTGCCAGAAACCAGGCTAAGAAGATGTTTGAGATCATTGTAAAAAAGGAAGGTCTTGAATTTTCCGGTTGGAGAGATGTGCCCATTCATCCGGAGCTGATCGGCGCCAAGGCGGTGGATTGTATGCCCTGCATTGCCCAGGGCTTTGTGAAGAAACCGGTGGATACTGCCAGAGGACTGGAGTTTGACAGGAAGCTTTACGTTTCAAGACGTATTTTTGAACAAAGCAACGACAATACCTATGTGGTTTCCTTAAGCAGCAGGACCATTGTCTATAAGGGGATGTTTTTGGTAAAGGAACTAAGAAAGTTTTTCCCGGATCTTCAGGATAAGGATTATGAATCTGCCATCGCTGTGGTTCATTCCCGGTTCAGTACCAATACCAACCCCAGCTGGATGAGAGCTCACCCCAACCGTCTCATTGTACATAACGGCGAGATCAATACCATTCGGGGCAATGTGGATAAGATGATGGCCAGAGAAGAGAATATGGAATCCGAGTATTTCCGGTATGACATGCATAAGGTCCTTCCAATTATAAACCAGGAAGGTTCGGATTCAGCCATGCTAGATAATGCGTTGGAATTTATGATGATGAGCGGAATGGATCTTCCTCTGTCTGTTATGGTGACCATTCCGGCACCATGGGAGCATGACAAATCCATGTCCCAGGAGATTAAAGACTTTTACCGTTACTATGCCACTATGATGGAACCGTGGGATGGCCCGGCTTCCATTGTATTCAGCGACGGTGATCTGGTGGGAGCTGTTTTGGACCGCAATGGTCTTCGCCCGTCCAGATACTATATTACAGATGAAGATCAGATGATCCTGGCCTCCGAGGTAGGCGCCATCGATATTGAGCAGAACCATGTGGTGAAAAAGGAGCGCCTTCGTCCCGGCAAAATGCTTCTCATCGATACGGTCAGGGGCTGTCTTATCAGCGATAAGGAGCTTAAGGAATATTATGCTGCCAGCCAGCCATATGGAGAATGGCTGGATTCCAATTTAATTGAATTACGTGACCTGCCTATCCCCAATAAGGGAGTTCCTGCCATGAGTGAAGAGGAAAGGGCGAAGCTGCAGAAGACCTATGGCTACACCTATGAGGAATACAAGACCATGATCCTGCCCATGGCTTTAAATGGTGCAGAAGCAGTATCCGCCATGGGTGCCGACAGTCCTCTGGCAGTGCTAAGTAAGAAGCATCAGCCACTGTTCAATTATTTTAAACAGCTCTTTGCCCAGGTTACTAATCCGCCCATTGACTCCATCCGGGAAGAGATTGTCACTTCCACTACTATTTATGTAGGTGAAGAAGGGAACATCCTGGAGGAGACAGCAGAAAACTGTAAGATACTGAAAGTCAATAATCCCATTCTCACCTGTACGGACCTGTTAAAAATTAAAAACATGAAAAAGCCCGGCTTTAAGGTTGAAGTGATCCCCATAACCTATTATAAAAATACCTCCCTGGAGAAAGCCATTGACAGGCTCTTTCTGGAGGCGGACCGGGCTCACAGGGATGGGGCCAATATCATTATCCTGTCTGACCGGGATATTGATGAAAACCATGTGCCTATTCCCTCCCTGTTAGCGGTATCTGCGCTTCAGCAGCATCTGGTAAAGACAAAGAAGAGGACTTCCATGGCACTTATACTGGAAAGCGGAGAGCCAAGGGAGGTACATCATTTTGCCACTTTGCTGGGCTATGGAGCCTGTGCCATCAATCCTTACCTTGCCCAGGAGTCCATACGCTCCCTCATGGAAAGAGGCATGCTGGATAAGGACTACTATGCGGCTGTAGAAGATTATAACGCAGCGGTACTTCATGGCATCGTAAAGATCGCCTCCAAAATGGGGATATCCACCATACAGTCCTATCAGGGAGCCCAGATCTTTGAAGCCATCGGAATTTCCAGGAAGGTGGTTGACAAATATTTTACGGATACAGTCAGCAGAGTGGGAGGGATCACCCTTGATGACATTGCCAATGATGTGGATGTACTTCATTCAGCCGCCTTTGACCCTCTTGGCCTTGACGTGGATCTGACACTGGAGAGCGTTGGAAGCCATAAAGAACGGGCTGGGCAGGAGGAGCATTTATACAATCCGGTTACCATACATCTCCTTCAGGAGGCTGCCAGAACCGGAAGCTACGAAACATTTAAAGAATATACTCATGCTTTGACGGAAGAGGGGCAGACAGTCAATTTAAGAAGCCTTCTGGACTTTGATTATTCCAAATCAAAGGAAATTCCATTGGAAGAAGTGGAAAGTGAAGAGTCTATTGTCAAGCGGTTTAAGACGGGAGCCATGTCCTACGGCTCCATTTCCCAGGAAGCCCATGAAACCCTGGCCATTGCCATGAACCGGATTCACGGCAAATCAAACAGCGGCGAGGGCGGTGAAAGCCTGGAGCGTCTGACTCCGGGAGCAGACGGTGTAAACCGCTGTTCTGCCATTAAGCAGGTGGCCTCCGGGCGTTTTGGCGTAACCTCCAGGTATTTAGTCAGCGCAAGGGAGATCCAGATTAAAATGGCTCAGGGTGCAAAGCCGGGAGAAGGCGGCCAGCTTCCGGGGGAAAAGGTATATCCGTGGGTCGCAAAAACCAGGCATTCAACTACGGGCGTAGGGCTTATTTCCCCTCCGCCTCACCACGATATTTATTCCATTGAGGATCTTGCGCAGTTGATTTATGATTTAAAAAATTCCAATACAGAGGCCAGGATCTCTGTTAAGCTGGTTTCTGAGGCAGGTGTGGGCACGGTTGCCGCAGGCGTTGCAAAAGCCGGTGCCCAGGTAATCCTGATTTCTTCCTTTGATGGGGGGACCGGAGCGGCTCCCAGAAACTCCATTTATAATGCAGGGCTTCCATGGGAGTTAGGTGTGGCGGAGGCCCACCAGACCCTGATCATGAATGGGCTGCGGGACAAGGTGATTCTGGAGACGGATGGCAAGCTGATGACAGGACGTGATGTCGCCATTGCCTGCGCTTTGGGGGCAGAGGAATTTGGCTTTGCCACAGCTCCCCTTGTGACCCTGGGCTGTGTCATGATGAGGGTCTGCAATCTGGACACATGCCCGGTGGGGATTGCCACCCAGAATCCGGAGCTTAGGAAGCGCTTTAAAGGAAAACCGGAACATGTGATTAATTTCATGCATTTTATTGCCAGAGAGCTTCGGGAGTACATGGCAAGGCTTGGCATCCGTACCGTCGATGAGCTTGTGGGAAGAACCGATCTTTTGAAGAAGAAAGACAGTATTTCTTCGGAAAGAGCAGGCAAGGTGGATTTTTCTGCTATACTGAATAATTCCTATGCCGGGCAGAAGCGGGCGGGCTACGGCCAGAAGCAGGGATTTGATTTTGGACTGGATAAGACCATTGATGAGAAGATTATACTTAAAAAATTAAGAGAGGCTCTCCAGGGAGGTCAGAAAAAGAGCCTTCATATTGATGTATCCAATACGGACCGGGCTTTAGGCACCATATTTGGTTCGGAAATCACCAGGCTTTACCCTGAGGGTCTTGCTGAGGATACCTTTACCATCAACTGTACAGGCAGCGGCGGACAGAGCTTTGGAGCTTTTATTCCCAAAGGCCTTACCCTGGAACTGGTAGGGGACAGCAACGACTATTTCGGAAAGGGACTTTCCGGCGGAAAGCTGGTAGTTTATCCCCCTCAGGGTGTTAAGTTTAAGGCTGAGGAGAACATTGTCATTGGAAATGTGGCTTTGTACGGTGCCACCAGCGGGAAGGCATTTATCTGCGGGATCGCCGGCGAACGCTTCTGCGTCAGAAACTCCGGTGCAACTGCTGTTGTAGAGGGCGTGGGAGACCATGGCTGCGAATATATGACAGGCGGCCGGGTAGTAGTGCTTGGCTCCACCGGCAAAAACTTTGCTGCTGGAATGAGCGGCGGCATTGCCTATGTGTTGGATGAAAAAAGGGATTTTTATAAGCGGCTCAATAAGGAAATGGTTTCTTTTGAAGAGGTCACCAATAAATATGATGTTCTTGAACTGAAAGACATGATCAAGGAGCATGTGGCATATACCAATTCTGCAAGGGGAAAAGAGATCCTTGATAACTTTGGAGAATACCTGCCTAAATTTAAGAAAGTCATGCCTCATGATTACAGGCGGATGATGAACACCATCGTTCAGATGGAAGAAAAGGGCTTAAGCAGTGAACAGGCGCAGATTGAAGCATTTTATGCCAATACAAAAAAATAA